A single Choristoneura fumiferana chromosome 9, NRCan_CFum_1, whole genome shotgun sequence DNA region contains:
- the LOC141431134 gene encoding potassium channel subfamily K member 18-like, giving the protein MDIDHIVLDKEAISRFEQYTLAKPSLNGGIPLDRCQDADSMASNSRKKAQTTRQKVVCCFCFKTTKYRRKQFFIGSLTNFVIFSVLLAYIFLGSFIFLAIEGGAEVPARPRILPDRQKLSHKEYNNTHKRDSEEENYNMTVSANYFWEARSKAVENIWEITVSLNILYRENWTRLAAQEILKFQNELVQRVTTEMASQYGVSYREMALGEFGGSDLSNHYEEHEWNLALAFFYSLTVLTTIGYGNIAPKTILGKGVTVIYALIGIPLTLVYLSNVGSLLSKMARSVFSRALCCCLCSNCGYCCYDERRMAEKERRMKLKRQQEEMLNSQNTSKTPTEECYVLKADSQKDSSVSERPTTSTVKDDIISWPDTDSKLSMHGLSILAPVLLCLTAIFIYIAFGAIVLFKLDHMSIVDGFYFCFMALSTIGFGNIFPGMNYTTIHGVRYYTINTTTLWFCSAYTLTGLALTAMCFGVIHDEIIYRIKHQQKQWSQKSNTVNDEVNLNDPFYMNS; this is encoded by the exons ATGGACATAGATCACATAGTACTGGATAAAGAAGCAATCAGCCGGTTCGAACAATACACGTTGGCAAAGCCTTCGCTAAATGGAGGGATCCCATTGGACAGATGCCAAGACGCGGACTCGATGGCATCTAATAGCAGAAAGAAAGCACAAACAACCAGACAAAAAGTTGTTTGCTGTTTTTGTTTCAAGACAACAAAGTATAGAAGAAAACAGTTCTTCATTGGGTCCCTTACGAATTTCGTAATATTTTCAGTTCTATtagcatacatatttttgggcTCATTTATATTCCTAGCTATAGAGGGTGGCGCTGAAGTACCAGCTAGACCTCGAATACTACCAGACAGACAAAAACTTAGTCATAAGGAATACAATAATACCCATAAGAGAGACTCAGAAGAAGAAAATTATAACATGACTGTGTCAGCAAATTATTTCTGGGAAGCCAGAAGTAAAGCTGTTGAAAATATTTGGGAGATTACGGTATCTCTTAACATTTTATATAGAGAAAATTGGACTCGGCTGGCAGCGCaggaaattttgaaatttcaaaacgagCTAGTCCAAAGGGTAACCACGGAAATGGCGTCGCAGTATGGCGTCAGTTACCGGGAGATGGCGCTAGGCGAATTTGGTGGCAGCGACCTCTCAAACCATTATGAAGAACATGAATGGAACTTGGCGTTGGCATTTTTCTATTCTTTAACCGTTCTTACAACTATTG gttatggcaaCATCGCACCTAAGACTATATTAGGAAAAGGCGTCACAGTCATCTACGCGTTGATTGGCATCCCACTCACACTTGTATACTTATCCAACGTCGGCTCTCTTTTATCTAAAATGGCCCGGAGCGTCTTCAGTAGAGCTCTCTGTTGCTGCCTCTGCTCAAACTGCGGCTACTGTTGCTACGATGAAAGAAGAATGGCAGAGAAAGAAAGGAGAATGAAACTCAAAAGGCAACAAGAAGAAATGCTTAACAGCCAAAACACGAGTAAAACTCCGACTGAAGAATGCTATGTCCTGAAAGCGGACAGTCAAAAAGATTCTTCTGTGTCTGAAAGACCAACTACAAGTACGGTTAAGGATGACATTATAAGTTGGCCAGATACGGATTCAAAGCTGTCTATGCACGGTTTAAGTATACTAGCTCCAGTATTGCTGTGCCTTACGGCAATTTTTATCTACATTGCCTTTGGAGCTATAGTCCTCTTTAAATTAGACCACATGAGCATTGTAGACGgattttatttctgtttcaTGGCTTTGAGTACCATCGGATTTGGAAATATATTCCCTGGTATGAACTACACCACGATCCACGGTGTTCGATACTACACAATAAACACTACTACGTTATGGTTTTGTTCTGCTTATACCCTCACAGGTCTTGCTTTGACAGCAATGTGTTTTGGTGTAATACATGATGAAATAATATACAGGATAAAGCATCAGCAAAAACAGTGGTCTCAAAAAAGTAATACCGTTAACGATGAGGTTAATTTAAATGATCCATTTTACATGAACTCCTGA